In Pongo abelii isolate AG06213 chromosome 5, NHGRI_mPonAbe1-v2.0_pri, whole genome shotgun sequence, a single genomic region encodes these proteins:
- the LOC134761659 gene encoding LOW QUALITY PROTEIN: large ribosomal subunit protein uL3-like (The sequence of the model RefSeq protein was modified relative to this genomic sequence to represent the inferred CDS: inserted 2 bases in 1 codon) codes for MSHRKFSTPRHGSLSFLPWKRSSRHRGKVKSFPKDDPSKPVHLTAFLGYKAGMTHIVREVDRPGSKVKKKEVVEAVTIVERPPMVVVGIVGYVETPQGLRTCKTVFAEHISDECKRHFYKNWHKSKKKAFTKYCKKWQDEDGKKQLEKDFSSMKKYCQVICVIAHTQMRLLPLHQKKAHLMEIQVNGGTVAEKLDWAGERLKQQVPVNQVFGQDEMIDVIRVIKGKGYKGVTSHWHTKKLPCKTHRGLHKVACIGAWHPARVGFSVVRAGQKGYHHRTEINKKIYKIGQGYLPYXKDGKLIKNNASTDYDLSDKSINPLGGFVYYGEVTNDFVMLKGCVVGTKKRVLTLRKSLLVQTKQRALEKIDFKFIDITSKFGHGCFQTMEEKKAFMGPLKKD; via the exons ATGTCTCACAGAAAGTTCTCCACTCCCAGACATGGGTCCCTCAGCTTTCTGCCTTGGAAGCGCAGCAGCAGGCATCGTGGGAAGGTGAAGAGCTTCCCTAAGGATGACCCGTCCAAGCCGGTCCACCTCACAGCcttcctgggatacaaggctggcaTGACCCACATCGTGCGGGAAGTCGACAGGCCAGGATCCAAGGTGAAAAAGAAGGAGGTGGTGGAGGCTGTGACCATTGTGGAGAGGCCACCCATGGTGGTTGTGGGCATTGTGGGCTATGTGGAAACCCCTCAAGGCCTCCGGACTTGCAAGACTGTCTTCGCTGAGCACATCAGTGATGAATGCAAGAGGCATTTCTATAAGAACTGGCATAAATCTAAGAAGAAGGCCTTTACCAAGTACTGCAAGAAATGGCAGGATGAGGATGGCAAGAAGCAGCTGGAGAAGGACTTCAGCAGCATGAAGAAGTACTGCCAAGTCATCTGCGTCATTGCCCACACCCAGATGCGCCTGCTTCCTCTGCACCAGAAGAAGGCCCACCTGATGGAGATCCAGGTGAACGGAGGCACTGTGGCTGAGAAGCTGGACTGGGCTGGCGAGAGGCTCAAGCAGCAGGTACCTGTGAACCAAGTGTTTGGGCAGGATGAGATGATCGACGTCATCAGGGTGATCAAGGGCAAAGGCTACAAAGGGGTCACCAGTCATTGGCACACCAAGAAGCTGCCCTGCAAGACCCACCGAGGCTTGCACAAGGTGGCCTGTATTGGGGCATGGCATCCTGCTCGTGTGGGCTTCTCTGTGGTACGCGCTGGGCAGAAAGGCTACCATCACCGCACTGAGATCAACAAGAAGATCTATAAGATTGGCCAGGGCTACCTACCTTA CAAGGACGGCAAGCTGATCAAGAACAATGCCTCCACTGACTATGACCTGTCTGACAAGAGCATCAACCCTTTGGGTGGCTTTGTCTACTACGGTGAAGTGACCAATGACTTTGTCATGCTGAAAGGCTGTGTGGTGGGAACCAAGAAGCGGGTGCTCACCCTCCGCAAGTCCTTGCTGGTGCAGACAAAGCAGCGGGCTCTGGAGAAGATTGACTTTAAGTTCATTGACATCACCTCCAAGTTTGGCCATGGCTGCTTCCAGACCATGGAGGAGAAGAAAGCATTCATGGGACCACTCAAGAAAGATTGA